A window of Vidua macroura isolate BioBank_ID:100142 chromosome 4, ASM2450914v1, whole genome shotgun sequence genomic DNA:
CCAGCTCCCTCTACCACCAGCTTTCCAGACAAAAAATTCACTCCCCTTTGCACAGTCTTTTTCCAATACTTTCAGATGAGGCAAAATGACAGTATTCATTCAAAGAAACCTGTAAGACCCTTTAAAAATCTAGAACATTATCTTACCTGTAATGCAGACCTGGAAAGGGCTTTATCACATACCTTCTCATCTCCTTACCTTTAGGTTTTGAATTGTTAGACGCCATTAGATGAGATGCTTTTGGCTGCTTTACCTTCAGTTTCACACctgttttggggagtttttttgGTATAAAAACATCCTGGCAGCATCCAGACATAACTATCACTGATGTTCTGAGACTCCTAACAGTGAAAACAGTGAAAGACCTCAGTGAAACATCCAATGACATCTGCATGTTTTCTTCTAAACTGCTGGTTTTAGTCAGAAAGTGTATCTCAACCCTATCTGTAAAGTTCTACTAGGCTATCACAACAATTCAAATAAATGCTTCCAAGTCTGCATTAAAAATTTCTGCTTCCAAATTTTTGTTAGTTTATGTCATAGTAGTAGCTTggaatcttttaaaaaattaaagtaaataattaattcctgatcattttaacaaaaaatccGCAAACCTCTTTACCTTCAGGACTCAGAGTAAAAGAGAAGCACTGTATACGAGTCACAGCTGTATTTAACACTCACCTGCCCTTATGATAATTCAGGAGACAAACCTGGACTTCTGGACTATAGCAACTGCAAAACGACCGCCCTTGAAACAAAGCTTCCCAGTAAAGACACATTTTTGCTGACCAATCCTTCCTCGTGGCCAGCCAGcgttttatttggaaaataaatacacagcAAGTAAGTACATCTCACTAAAACAGCACTACTTCATTCCTGAGACAGCTCTTGCTGGAGTTCAGGGGTGTTGTTTCTTAAAGCTGTACTTGGTGGCCAAGGCAGCCACCATGTCCCTGTACGGCGTATCCGAGTCGGATGTGGTCCTTGGAATGCGGCACAGCCGGCGGAAGGCGGGAGAGCGCAGCAGGAGGTTGTGGGACAGTCCCACGAGGCTCGAGGACAGCCAGTACAGCGCCATGGACTGCAACAAGACAAGCATGGGTCAGCTCCCTGGAGGCAAGGAAAACACCAGCTTCAGGCAGCTCCTCCCAAACCACAGCTGTGGGTTACTCCCAGGGATTGATAAAAATAACTCACCTAAACCACTCCTCCTCTCATTTGCAATAATGGCTTCCATGTGAAATGCAACTGTCTGTCTCTGAACTCTTCTGGGGAAAAGTGTCATCTACACTGAGGCTTGACAGTTCTTAAATTAATTCATATTAAACTTGCTTGAACTTCTGTATTTGAAACTATAATTGAGCTAAACAACCAGACACTTTATTTTTGCTAAGAACACTCTGCAGTAGAAAACCTGGTAAAAATGAGAAGTGTTTGAAGAAAGACGTGGAAAAATTCCTAATTTAAGAACTACATTGGTTTCCAGTGAACAAACATTTGCCTACGTGTCTTTACACAAagctttcctctcctttttcaaGCTACCTGAAGGACATGTCACCTTTCAAGTTTGCAAAGTCTTCCTCCTTGaagaaaaatatcccaaagGCAACGAGACTTAAACATACACACAAGACAGAACATCTGACTTTTCTTAAGCACGCAGCAGTAGAAACATTAAACACGTGAGGCCTTCGGGCTGTCCTTTAAGCACCAGAACAGACCAGCCACAGGTGACAACCCAGAGGTCACCTGGGTACTTACAGAGGGCACTGTGGCAGCAATAGGGATCATCACCACCGACACCGTGCGGAAGAAGTTCGTAACAAGCTTCTGGATCCGCGAAACTGGCATTTTTGTCTGGGAAGCAAAGATCTGAAAGGGGATAAACTCACAGTTATAAACAAGCTCTTTTTGAAATGGCCACACTGAGGATTAACACCCAGAAGTCTCATTAGAGCAGCATTCTAAAAGAAACTGTAGTCAAGACTGAATAGCTCAAGAAGATCTGAGACTTGTCCCATCTGACCTGGAGGACTCTGAACAAAGACACCTACACATGGAAATACACAGAGCAAACAGATTGTGTTTCATTTCTGCCCAGTGCATTTAAAGCAGTGATAATCTGCAGCCACCTTTATGTGTCAGCCCTTTGCAGTCACCGCTGCTGGTTTATTCCACCAACGTACCTCCACCACCAGCAAGTTCACCAGCCCCAGGGAAACTGGCAAAATCCACGTGGGATCAGGTGCCGTGAGGTCTGTGAACCACAGTGCTCCTCCTGAGGAAAACTGCTCTTGTACTACaggaaaaaattgaagaaaatacagaattcagTATAATTTACTGTCTCAAGTGAGCCAGAACTGTACCAGTGTTAAATCACAGACCCAAGTTTCTAGGTATGTTTTATCCACATGGTAAGTACAAATAAAGTAGAAATCTTCGGTTCAACACTCTGCTACCAATATAagtaagaaaagagagagatacAAGCTGAGACCCAGCTTAGCTCATGACAGCCCCAGACAGGGAAATCTGTGATAAAAAATACTTAGATCTCAAATATTTAACAAGTCAACGAGGAAAATAAGAATGCAGTAACCTACAGTGTTTATTTCCTGATTTtgagaaaattacatttttcttagtAGCTGTATAACTAGCTACATCTTTGCCTAAAAGAACCAACTATAAACTCTTGtctaaaaaaatcagtatataaattttttttaatttaaaagaccCTCACATATTCACCTGATCTACAGTATTTCACATGGAAGGCAAAAAATATACAGATTAATAGTGAGCGTGCTGTGGCACATGTAATATGATTTGCTAAACAGGACTGTCAGACTACATTAAGtttaaaactaatttcaaatatttattacttattatttatattaattaattaaatttaaactaTATTAGGTTTAAAACCTTAGTAGCTGACTGTTTTTTATATCAGCTTGTATGTCAAGCTCGGGACACTGCGTTCTTTAACCAAGAAGGTGCCTGTGAAGGCAGCAAGTGGGTAAGAAGTGACAGCGAGAGAAGATTAGTGTCCAGGTGCAGCACCTGTTTGTCACACAACACCCTTCTTCTGACCCCCAAAaactctctacaaatccatttcccccacctgcagagcccagggcaccGACGCTGCAGTTGCGCAGAGCCAGGGACACGCACACCCACATGGGGACCtgcacccacagcagcagggtggcTTTGAAGGGGTGGCAGTTGTCCCGGACGTACAGCTCCGTAACGATCCTCCGCATGTTCCTGGCGAAGTGCGACCTTTCGGGGACAAAAGCACAAGCTCAGAGCTTTGAAACGGACAACAACGGCTGAAATGAAACCGAATAAACAAATTAATCACAGGcggggaaagaaaaatctaagCTGTGGGCAATGGCAGAGTCTTGCTGCGAAAGTGCGGTTTGTGGGATCTTCCTTCCTTCCGGAATGGATTCAGGAGGTGCGGACAACGCCCCTCGTACCTGGCCACCTTTTCGGACCACCCCAGCTGCTTTCCACGCACTGAAACTTCATAGCGAAGGCGCTGGGCGAGCTCCTTAATCTCAGGCTGCAGGTTTTCCAGCTAGCTAAAGAAAAGGAGAACTGTTTGGGCACAGTGGCAGGTAGGTAACACTCGCTTCCTCTCCTCACCTCTGTTGTTAGTTATCCCTGGCAGCTCAATACCCCAACAAGTATTAGACTTACCACTGTAAAATTTAATATCCGCACAGGAATTAAACATACACGTTGCCACCGTATAACCGAATACCTCTATGGGTATTACAGATATTAATTACTCTTCTATGATTTAATGCCAGCACAGGCACCAAACATTAATTACCACCGTAATTTAACAGCTGTTACAGGGGTAGTAAACGCCTGTGAGGGACAAGGCATCTTTGCCATGTCTTGCTCAACAGCAGTGAACACCTTtcatctttaaagaaaataaccaCGTGAAGGTTACACTGACAAGTAATAACAGTAACAATCAAAGATACTCTCTTACTACTGCAAGAAATGAAGACagaattttaatcttttttaattttatacttttttaaGAAGAAGATTATTTCTGTCACAGCTGAAATCAGGGCAATTCTTAACAAGCATCTTTTTGCCTGCATTCAGGACTTGTAATCAGCTACTCCACTTAAAAAGACCCAGTTTTAATGGCACCTCAACGATATAAAAAAGACAATTATAAAAGCTAGTAATAGCgtacaaatataaatatatagtaaTAGAAAATGCATCTATGTTTAAGAAAAATCTTAcattaacaaaccaaaaccactacaatATAATAGAATGCATTACTTACAATATACTGTAcgtaatatataaatatatcgTGTTATACATGATAAAACAcataaattatatatacatataaaaataaaataaaggccATGAGGACACAACTTGGCAGTGTACGAAGTCACCACTCACAGCATAAGAGACCCCACTACGCGAGAACGCAACAGACGCTCACTTctacaaccaaaaaaaaaaaaaaaaaaaaaaggcacaaaacgTAAcgaaattgctttaaaaaaacccaaacgcCCCCAACCCCGCTGCAATAAAGGAACTGCGATGTTCATTGTTCATTCCGCggccccctcagcccctccacCGGCCCTTCCCTCAGGGCCTCTCCCgcccctcagagccccctcAGCGCTCCCACCTTAGCCAGCAGCCGGCCCTGCTGCGCGGCCAGCGGGAGGGTCACGGCGGTGCGCagcgcggcggccccgccggcgATGGCGGCCCACCAGGGCAGCCCGGTGGCCTCCTGCAGCGCCGCAAGCCCGCCCTCGGCCCAGTGCACGGGCGCGGACCGCGCCGCCCACTCGTACCAGCCCTCGGCGCCGCCGtggccgcccggccccgctcccgccgccgccgccgccgccgccagggccggcggggccgcccgCGCCAGCCGCCACATGCCGACGGGCTCCCTCCGCCGGGGCGCATGCGCGGCCCGCGCGCCGCGCCTCAGCGCgccgccccgcggccgccgtGGCGGCTGAGGGCACGGCGAAGGGCAGCGCCTCACGGCGCGCCCCGCGCTGTTCCCGGAGCCCGGCTGCTACGGCCCCGGGAGTGGAGATGGGAACGGTCCCGGCGccctcctgccctgagcagggacacctcccgcCGCATCATACAGCGCGCTGATTTGGAAAGGAACTACGAGGATCACGGAGTCCAAGACTAGGCCCTGCACCGGGCACCCCCAGGGATCGCACTGTAGACCTGGGGGTGTTGTCCAAACCGGCTTTGAGCGCTGCCAGGGTCGGGCCAGTGTCTCACCCCTTTTCCAATAAATACTTCCTCCCCGTAGCTAGcctaaatttcccctttttccatTTGTAACCCTTTACTTGTTGTTGtatcactacagttcctgaaAAGGAGTCCCTCCTGGGCCACTTCAGGTACTGGAGGGCTGCCATGAGGAACCTACACaaccttcccttctccaggctgaatggCCCTAACCCTCTCAGCCTGAAGATTATATTCTAGAGTAATTAATCATTACCAAGCACTTCATCATTCCACACTGGCAGCAttctcctgcccagccaggtTCTGAGCTGTCTCCTTACCATTTCTGTGGCAAGGAAAGGTCAAAAAAGCCCTTAGACCATACGCTGCACTGTGTTCTCTTCCTCTCCATGTTTGTCCTAaccctgcctctgctcctttttccccaaataaataGCACCTGCCCGCTCCCAGAAGAGTACATTCCTTGGTTTATTGAACGAATAAAAGGCATTAcattgtgggggaaaaaaaaaaaaagtatctgggAATAAAAATGGTCCAATTCCCCCCACCCGGGATCACCTGTGCCCAGCCCACTGCCACAGTCAGTGGTGGCATCAGGCCTGTTACTGCCCCAGGCATGGATTTAACTATCAGGTCAACAAAATACTCTGAATTCATGGTGCTAATAAATACTGAGCACTATTTCCCAGTAGGATTAATAATTAGTAACCCTAAACAGCAGTAAAGCCTGCAGCAAATGATTGTAGCAGAGGGCAAGGACACTCACCCACACCCTGATAAGGTGTGAGATGGAGTTTCAAACCTTTTTCTGAGCAGTTCCTCGCTTTGGGATCCATTTTGCTACCACCACATCGTCACAGGATTTATTTCAGGAGATCAGACTGCTGGAAAAAGGAACTTGCTTTTATTCAGAGCAGCATCTGAGGGCAGGTATATGGCCTTGGGCATGCAAAAGGTTTGAGGACACCTCAAATATCACAATAGTTAAAAGGCAGTAGTTTCCGTGGCCAGCTGAGATGCTTTCTTGGTTTTTAAAGGAGGAACcataataaaaccaaataatgcTTCCTAAATCTGAGTTGTAGATCTCCTTTAAATGCTCTGTAAGGGAACTGTACAGGGATCCTGACTGGATCTGTGTCACTGCTCACCCAGCCCGGCCTCGCAGGACCCACCCTCCTTCACCTCCTGCTACAGCTGCACACAGGTGACAGCTCCTGACAATGGATACAGGAATTCCTACTTGGACTCTTCCAAATAAACCTTCATGGGCCTGATTCTGCAAGAGACCTGCCTCTGGAGCCTTCAGCAGGGAAGCTCTCCTCAAATGTCAAATAGAGGATGTATGTATtctcaaaaaaatccaacacaCATTTGGAAAACACCCTCTGATAATGCCTggggtgtttttctttttataacttACTTAAATTACACAAGTAGAAAAGTTATGCTTATTAATAGTTTAATGTATGAAGGAAACATCCAGATTTCTGAATATGAAGGTACATATCTCACATTAATTTAAGTCTACATAAAGTAGAGCCTCTATAACTGACATATTGAAATTTACTTTCTGCTTAGCCTTTTGTTATGTAAACAATTGTACATTTATTTGCCATTCTAAAACTTCAGGATCAAGTTTACATAATTTTGCtaaatttctgtgtttgctcAGAAGCAGTTTACAGTACTAAAACCAACCAGCCAAAGAACAGCTTCAACAGAAAGttatgtcaaaaaaaaaaaaaaaaaaaaaagaggaggaaaggaaagaagaaagtctAACTAAGTTGAACATATGATGGTGGGGAATGGGCGGTCACAATGTTCACAGAAAAAGGTCAGTTAGTAAGTTCTTCTGCAAAAAGCCTACACACTTCAGTCAAGCACATCAGTAGAATGATCTGGGAGCACATAAACTGTTTCTGCCAATTGTGGTTTCCTCTGCAAAAAAAGGAATCTCAAGGCCAGCACGTTGATCCCACTCAGCCCAGTTGGTTCATATGCACACTGTTCATGTGAGGTGTCCAAGTTCCAGTCCACACCTGCAAGAGAAACCCGTGTTAACACCGTGCTTCGGGCTGCTCCAAGCAGGGCACAGCccacaggaggctgcagggctcaTGGTTTTTCCCCTACAGGACAATTAATAGAGCTCTGGGTGTGTAGCACATgatttcccagcccagctcccgaATCCCTCCATGCCCAGAGCAAGGGACGTGCTCTCTTCTTGACCTTAACTTCAGACAAATAAGAACTTCATTTCTGTCACCTTATTTTCCCCTAACACCTTCAGCTCTGGGGAATCCCAGGTCTAACCAAGTAAAGCTTTCTTTGGGGGACAAAGTTACCTCATTAAACCAGAAATCACCTTGCAGGGACGAGAAGCCACCTCAGAGCAATACCTGAACTGTGGCCAAaccccctctcccctctcacCTATGATCTACCAGAGCTGGGAGCACTCCCCACAGCTTGGATCATTCCCAAGCAAATTAAGCCCAGAAACATCCTTATTTAGTAACAGGGATCACTGTCCAATTAAACATAATCACAGGATATAATCGAACCACAGCTACTgattagtattagtattagttCCTGAGTACGAACAAGGGGTTTAGAGGAATTAATCCCTCTTCCTAAATTATATTTAGTGGATAAGGCAGGCAAGATCAGAACAGCAAAGAGCTAAGACTTACTCCCTTCCTTGGTGTGCTCCTAACACAGTCACAACATCCTCAACtacagagcccagcagcagcctggttGCTGTGTTCCCTTCTTGGGAAGGGAAAGCTTAACTAACAGCACATAAATTGGCTTTTCCTATGAAATTTTGCCCCAAGATTTCTTCTCCCAAGTGGCTAACTGCACAGAAAGGAATCACGATACATTTTGAGTAAAATACatagtgcaaaaaaaaaatggagcaatTACCGTCTGAGGCCCATTGTTTTCTGTGGAATTTGAAACCATCTTTATCAGCGAGTTCCAAGATGGGTCAGCAGCATGAGGCCCGTTAAAGATGGGGCCTCCAGTACCATCTGTGATGGGGGCTACAGGAGGAATTATGGCGTTCCCATACACAGAAAAAGGCATTCCCtgtggggaaggaaaagaacagtCAGGATGCTTTCACGAATGCCACTACTAGTGCATGGACAGAAGGACAAAAGGGGATTCACGCTGCATATGGGGGCCAAGGAGGTCATTACCCCAACTTTTGGGAAGTCCATGTATCCTGCAGGGACGGGCTGATGGAATGTACCGGAAGGCGTTACGATTCCCGTGCTGTCTCTCTCCATGGCTTGGTGCGAGAAGACGCCTGGATCAGACATGGGCCTGTGGATCATGTGGCTGCCCATGCCGCTGTGGCACCAGTCCACTTTATCTGCCGGCACAGAGACACGGCGTTACCCAGGGCGCTCTCACCGCCCGCCGTCCAGCCTCCACGTCCGCcagcctgcagctctcaggCCCCCACCCGcaccacagctcagcagcacgCAGCATGGATGGAGAACACCAGGAGTGCCACCTGCAGGGCCGGGAACCCTGAGCCACTGCCAGGAGTTTGGGACAGTTACCTGCAACCAGAGCGTTGCCCCTGCAACTTTCCTCCATTTCAACAGCAAAGCTGGAATTTGGGCTAACTCTCCCTCCTCCAAAAACCTCAATTCCTCGTGCCTTTGGTGCTGTGGAAAGGGTATGTACACTATGAAGACTATTTGCTCTACTTCACTACAATTCTTCCATTAATTACTTAATATTCTAAGGGACACAGAAGTTTCTGtgcaaaccaaaaccagaaaatgatGAGCTGCAGATATGGGCTCATATCCTAATTCTGTGAATTCATCAGAGGCACTTTGGTATTGGTGCTGCAGTTCAAATCCCAGACATTCAAAAATccaattttcaaaacaaaacattaaaaaaaaattatttggagaaAGGGTACAGAAGCATTTCTGAGGCACCCTAATACTCAAGTAGAGAAGAGCCAATCCCATTGTGaactgaaaatcaaaatgttGAAGTAATTGACCGGAGCAGAAAGAAAGCAGCATCCCAAAAGCCAAGACAGGCACAAAGGACAACTTTTACAGCAATGTAAACACAATGCAAATAAATAGTGAATTTCTAAAGCTTTATCTGGGAAAAGACCACCAGTGAAGTAAAAAAAGGGTttgtatttgggaaaaaattccagcaCTCAGTCAATTAAAACCTTCAACTGCCTTCAGTCAAGGGACACAACAGATTGCTCTGAAGGGTGGAGCAGTTCCAATCCTTGCAGGTTTTTCAGAGCAAACTGGAAAAGCCCTGAGCAATACAGGCAGAACTCATGGCAAACCCCATTTTGTGCAGGAGGCTGACAGGGCATCCAGAGGTCCGATCCAACACAGTCTCAATATTCACAGTCCCCATCCCaagcaaaaaaacctaaagaaacTAAAAATCAACTCCCCACAGAAACCCAATCAATATGAAAAAAGTTCATCAGTCTCCCAGAAATTGCATCCAAGACTCCTGACAAGTTTGGTAAGAAAAGCTGTAGGATGACTAACTGAAATTGTTAATAAGATCTGAAATACTAAATTCTGTGTGACTCCAGGAGAGCCAAGAGCCTTGTGGTAGTAGAAGGCGAACAGctgaaaagaacaaaggaaaccCAAATGTGGAATATCACTTTATAAAAGCACCATCCTCAGCACAAAAAGTTCTAACTTAGctacaaattaaatattaactTCTACTGTACAAACAACCTCTTTATCAACAAGAAACTCCAGAGTTATCTTGTGACACCTTAATTTCCCCTCTTCCTAAATTCAATGATCCTCATCGTGTTCATCCCTGGAAggcctgtttttatttttcctgctcctACTTGGGAGTACCAAATCTTCATAGCCAGGACATTTCAAAACCCCTGAGGATTTCAGAAACCTTGTTAAAGGCTAAGGAAGGAAGGCTAAGAGATGTCCTTGCTCCAAACCCTTTGGAAagaacatttctgtgttttcaggcaCTCACTTCTGCATGCTCCCGTGCTGAAGACAAGTTTGGCAAACACAATGGTGTGATCAACTCAAGAGCATCTATGAACAACACCTACCTTGACTGCCACCTATACCTTCGAAGGACCAGATCCCACTGTGTCCCACTGGAGCAGCCAAGTTGCTCCCAATTACAGAAGGAGTAGACGTTCCAGTTTGTCTAATACGTGCAGAGCGTTCAGTCCCAATAGGAACAGGAACTTTTCTGTCCTGAGAAACGTTACTGGGTTTTTCTGATCCCAAGGACACTGCTGAAGGGGTGGGAGAGGGTGCTCGTACTCCAGAGGACACGGACTGAGCAGGAGATTCTGCAAGGAGAGCAACAGGAGCACTTAGTGATGGCAGCCAGATCCCACAA
This region includes:
- the LOC128806808 gene encoding cytochrome c oxidase assembly protein COX18, mitochondrial isoform X1, which translates into the protein MWRLARAAPPALAAAAAAAGAGPGGHGGAEGWYEWAARSAPVHWAEGGLAALQEATGLPWWAAIAGGAAALRTAVTLPLAAQQGRLLAKLENLQPEIKELAQRLRYEVSVRGKQLGWSEKVARSHFARNMRRIVTELYVRDNCHPFKATLLLWVQVPMWVCVSLALRNCSVGALGSAVQEQFSSGGALWFTDLTAPDPTWILPVSLGLVNLLVVEIFASQTKMPVSRIQKLVTNFFRTVSVVMIPIAATVPSSMALYWLSSSLVGLSHNLLLRSPAFRRLCRIPRTTSDSDTPYRDMVAALATKYSFKKQHP
- the LOC128806808 gene encoding cytochrome c oxidase assembly protein COX18, mitochondrial isoform X2, translating into MRRIVTELYVRDNCHPFKATLLLWVQVPMWVCVSLALRNCSVGALGSAVQEQFSSGGALWFTDLTAPDPTWILPVSLGLVNLLVVEIFASQTKMPVSRIQKLVTNFFRTVSVVMIPIAATVPSSMALYWLSSSLVGLSHNLLLRSPAFRRLCRIPRTTSDSDTPYRDMVAALATKYSFKKQHP